A stretch of the Planktothricoides raciborskii GIHE-MW2 genome encodes the following:
- the pflB gene encoding formate C-acetyltransferase, producing the protein MIMHRERPTQLTLQNLGQICQQWEGFTGGQWTQEVNIRDFIQQNYTPYLGDESFLKPATERTKSLWQEVSELMKLEREKGVLDVDTKVPSSITAHAPGYINQNQEIIVGLQTEKPLKRAIMPLGGIRVVKASLAAYNYQLDPETEELFTKYRKTHNDGVFDAYTSEMRLARHAGIITGLPDAYGRGRIIGDYRRVALYGIDRLTLDKKQQLSALEVDVIDESVIRLREEVNEQIKALVELKQMAAAYGFDISVPAANAKEAVQWTYFGYLGAVKEQNGAAMSLGRVSNFLDIYFERDLQNGILTEAEAQEIIDDFVIKLRMVRFLRSPEYNQLFSGDPVWVTEAIGGMGEDGRPLVTKSSYRFLHTLDNLGAAPEPNLTVLWSEFLPKKFKNFCAKMSVTTSSIQYENDDLMRSEFGDDYGIACCVSAMEIGKKMQFFGARVNLAKALLYAINGGKDEKSGQQIGLKVDPITADYLDYDEVVAKFDVMMAWLAKTYVNTLNVIHYMHDKYCYERLEMALHDLNVQRTMACGIAGLSVVADALSAIKYAKVKVIRNDSGLAVDYQIEGDYPKFGNNDERADEIAVNLVRQVMNNLRKHKTYRDAIPTQSVLTITSNVVYGKATGNTPDGRKAGEPFAPGANPMHGRDTKGAIASMSSVAKLPYDDAQDGISYTFTIVPEALGKTEESRINNLVGLLDGYFHETGHQINVNVLNRETLKDAMEHPEKYPQLTIRVSGYAVNFIKLTREQQMDVITRTFHDRF; encoded by the coding sequence ATGATTATGCATCGGGAACGTCCCACCCAACTAACCCTTCAAAATCTGGGTCAAATTTGTCAGCAATGGGAAGGCTTTACCGGCGGACAATGGACGCAAGAAGTTAATATCAGAGATTTTATCCAACAAAACTATACTCCTTATTTAGGAGATGAATCATTTCTCAAACCGGCCACAGAACGCACCAAATCTCTTTGGCAAGAAGTCTCAGAATTAATGAAGCTGGAACGGGAGAAAGGAGTGCTAGATGTGGATACCAAAGTCCCATCAAGTATTACCGCTCATGCCCCCGGATATATTAACCAAAACCAAGAAATTATTGTCGGTTTACAAACCGAAAAACCTCTCAAACGTGCGATTATGCCCCTGGGGGGAATTCGGGTGGTCAAAGCCTCTCTCGCAGCTTATAATTATCAACTCGATCCAGAAACCGAAGAACTCTTCACCAAATACCGCAAAACTCATAATGATGGGGTGTTTGATGCTTATACCAGTGAAATGCGTTTAGCCCGTCATGCGGGGATTATTACCGGGTTGCCGGATGCCTATGGTCGGGGTCGGATTATTGGGGATTATCGTCGGGTCGCTTTATATGGCATCGATCGCTTAACTCTGGATAAAAAACAGCAACTTTCTGCCCTAGAAGTGGATGTGATTGATGAGTCAGTAATTCGACTGCGGGAAGAGGTCAACGAACAAATTAAAGCCCTGGTCGAACTGAAACAAATGGCCGCCGCTTATGGGTTTGATATTAGTGTTCCAGCGGCTAATGCCAAAGAAGCAGTGCAATGGACTTATTTTGGTTATCTCGGTGCCGTCAAAGAACAAAATGGTGCTGCCATGTCTTTGGGACGGGTTTCTAATTTCCTGGATATTTATTTTGAACGGGATTTGCAAAATGGCATTTTAACCGAAGCGGAAGCCCAAGAAATTATTGATGACTTCGTGATTAAATTGCGGATGGTGCGGTTCCTGCGATCGCCTGAATATAATCAGCTATTTTCTGGAGATCCGGTTTGGGTCACAGAAGCGATCGGCGGTATGGGAGAAGATGGCCGTCCTTTAGTCACCAAATCTAGTTATCGTTTCTTGCATACTTTAGATAACTTAGGCGCCGCACCCGAACCGAATTTAACGGTTTTATGGTCAGAATTTCTACCCAAGAAATTCAAAAATTTCTGCGCCAAAATGTCCGTGACCACCAGTTCCATTCAGTATGAAAATGATGATTTAATGCGTTCTGAATTCGGCGATGATTACGGAATTGCTTGCTGTGTTTCGGCGATGGAAATTGGCAAAAAAATGCAGTTCTTTGGGGCGCGGGTGAATTTAGCCAAAGCCCTGCTGTATGCAATTAATGGTGGCAAAGATGAAAAATCCGGCCAGCAAATCGGGCTTAAAGTCGATCCCATTACTGCGGATTATCTAGATTATGATGAGGTCGTGGCTAAATTTGACGTGATGATGGCATGGTTAGCCAAAACCTACGTCAACACCCTGAATGTAATCCATTATATGCACGATAAATATTGTTATGAACGCTTGGAAATGGCGTTACATGACTTAAATGTTCAGCGGACAATGGCTTGTGGGATTGCCGGTTTATCGGTGGTGGCTGATGCTTTATCGGCGATTAAATATGCCAAGGTGAAAGTGATTCGCAATGACAGCGGTTTGGCCGTAGATTACCAAATTGAAGGGGATTATCCTAAGTTTGGCAATAATGACGAGCGCGCCGATGAAATTGCGGTGAATTTAGTCCGGCAAGTGATGAATAACCTCCGCAAACATAAGACTTATCGTGATGCAATTCCCACTCAATCAGTTCTGACCATTACTTCTAATGTGGTGTATGGGAAAGCCACAGGAAATACCCCCGACGGACGCAAAGCGGGCGAACCTTTTGCCCCAGGTGCTAATCCCATGCACGGACGGGATACCAAAGGCGCGATCGCCTCTATGAGTTCCGTCGCCAAACTGCCTTATGATGATGCCCAGGATGGGATTTCTTACACCTTTACCATTGTCCCAGAAGCCCTCGGTAAAACTGAAGAATCTCGCATCAATAATTTAGTCGGATTATTAGATGGTTATTTCCACGAAACCGGACATCAAATTAATGTGAATGTCCTCAATCGTGAAACCCTCAAAGATGCGATGGAACACCCAGAAAAATATCCCCAGTTAACGATTCGGGTTTCCGGTTATGCGGTGAACTTTATTAAGTTAACCCGCGAACAACAAATGGATGTGATTACGCGGACTTTCCACGATCGCTTCTAA
- a CDS encoding NACHT domain-containing NTPase: MTKRSLKASPSGIEQAKKAFERKGWTQEYLAAEVGLQTRQSIWKFFSGRPIERHIFIDICQSLDLDWAEIAGLTGESLAETESNPQAALNTGDIPSLVTAVREALTESILKINSTINLLETGHPVPLEDIYIEQKIYPIVRGQTWLDITELNESSFPSKSAQVNPLDRLDYSLSNSLKPQMNSQTIPAMSAVESCQKLLILGKPGSGKTTLLKYISLCAIRQQLPSSKIPLFISIRRWIQRVKHIEELKKDELSFLAYLRYKYGALGINPDHLEILLKQGQILILLDGLDQVNQERRSQVIKAITSFAETYDRNQFIITCRLGALHYHIPGFDTKELADFSEADIQLFAQKWFVLAADNHAAVGLEKSRQFLEKLALPENQSLRGLGMTPILLKLLAIVFNSQNNFSEKIKHKIYEAALDIFLFENYESALIQRDEPEINWSRNQKIKLLSQIAFYTFESGKYFFEKRELISYIYDQLSAIKSGETDAESLREESEVVLNLIEMHHGLLVERARGIYSFSPLTFHEYFAARYLANISDSIIFQNTLTRLSAYGDDYPWREVLGLLKEMGTNVKNIQEQ, from the coding sequence ATGACTAAACGATCGCTCAAAGCCTCTCCATCTGGGATAGAACAAGCCAAAAAAGCCTTTGAACGCAAAGGATGGACCCAAGAATATCTAGCCGCTGAAGTCGGACTCCAGACTCGTCAGTCAATCTGGAAGTTTTTCTCTGGTCGTCCCATTGAACGACATATTTTTATCGATATTTGTCAAAGTTTAGATTTAGATTGGGCTGAAATTGCCGGTTTAACTGGGGAAAGTTTAGCCGAAACCGAGTCAAATCCTCAAGCTGCCTTGAATACAGGGGATATTCCTTCCCTGGTGACAGCAGTGAGAGAAGCTTTAACGGAGTCAATTTTAAAGATCAATAGCACCATTAACTTATTAGAAACAGGGCATCCGGTTCCCTTAGAAGATATCTATATTGAACAAAAAATTTATCCCATAGTCAGAGGTCAAACTTGGCTAGATATTACGGAATTAAACGAAAGTAGTTTTCCCAGTAAATCCGCTCAGGTAAATCCCTTAGACCGATTAGATTATTCTTTGAGTAATTCTTTGAAACCGCAGATGAACTCGCAGACAATTCCTGCCATGTCAGCGGTAGAAAGTTGTCAGAAACTTTTAATTTTAGGCAAACCGGGCAGTGGCAAAACCACTTTGTTAAAATATATATCTCTCTGTGCCATTCGCCAACAATTGCCATCGTCAAAGATTCCTTTATTTATCTCCATCCGCCGCTGGATTCAAAGAGTCAAGCATATCGAAGAGTTAAAAAAAGACGAGTTAAGTTTTCTGGCGTATCTCCGCTATAAATATGGGGCGTTAGGCATTAATCCCGACCACCTAGAAATTTTGCTCAAACAAGGCCAAATTTTAATTTTACTGGATGGCTTAGATCAGGTGAATCAAGAAAGGCGATCGCAAGTAATCAAAGCAATTACCAGTTTTGCCGAAACTTACGATCGCAATCAATTTATTATTACCTGTCGCTTAGGAGCATTACATTACCATATCCCTGGGTTTGACACTAAAGAATTAGCGGATTTTAGCGAGGCAGATATTCAACTTTTTGCCCAGAAATGGTTTGTGCTGGCGGCGGACAATCATGCCGCAGTTGGCTTAGAAAAATCCCGGCAATTTCTGGAAAAGCTGGCTTTACCAGAAAACCAATCCTTGCGGGGACTAGGGATGACTCCTATTTTACTAAAGTTATTGGCGATCGTATTTAATAGTCAAAATAATTTTTCTGAGAAGATCAAGCATAAAATTTATGAAGCAGCATTAGATATTTTTTTGTTTGAGAATTATGAATCCGCTTTGATTCAACGAGATGAGCCAGAAATAAATTGGTCACGCAACCAAAAAATTAAGTTATTGAGCCAAATCGCGTTTTATACTTTTGAATCAGGTAAGTATTTTTTCGAGAAACGGGAATTAATTTCTTATATTTACGATCAGTTATCAGCAATAAAATCCGGTGAAACCGACGCGGAATCACTCCGAGAAGAAAGTGAGGTAGTCCTGAATTTAATAGAAATGCATCATGGATTATTAGTAGAACGCGCGAGAGGAATTTACTCCTTTTCTCCCTTGACGTTTCACGAATATTTTGCTGCCCGGTATTTGGCCAATATTTCTGATTCAATTATCTTCCAGAATACCTTGACTCGGTTGAGTGCTTATGGGGACGATTACCCCTGGAGAGAAGTTTTGGGATTGCTGAAGGAAATGGGTACTAATGTCAAAAATATCCAGGAGCAATAA
- the dusB gene encoding tRNA dihydrouridine synthase DusB, which produces MLTDLPIAHLNPTLDPHLKHKLSTPLKIGAFTLQSRVFQSPLSGVTDLVFRRLVRRYAPNSMMYTEMVQASQLQHLRELPKIMEVDPQETPISIQLFDCRPDFLAKAAEIAVEQGADTIDINMGCPVNKITKKGGGSKLLREPETAEAIVRETIKAVDVPVTVKTRIGWDDNEINILEFAQRMQDAGAQMITIHGRTRSQGYTGHARWDWIAKVKEILSIPVIANGDIFSVESAIRCLQETGADGVMCSRGTLGYPFLVGEIDYFLKTGKQKPPATTIERLECAKEHLLLLWEYKGDRGVQQARKHMTWYAKGFVGANELRDQLSRMANVAQGCQLLEEAIARL; this is translated from the coding sequence ATGCTGACAGACCTGCCGATCGCCCATCTAAACCCTACCCTAGATCCTCACCTCAAACATAAATTATCGACGCCTTTAAAAATTGGCGCTTTTACACTTCAAAGTCGAGTCTTCCAATCGCCTTTATCTGGGGTGACAGATTTGGTATTTCGACGTTTAGTTCGCCGCTATGCCCCAAATTCTATGATGTACACAGAAATGGTGCAAGCAAGTCAATTACAGCATCTCCGAGAATTACCAAAAATAATGGAAGTTGACCCCCAGGAAACTCCCATTAGTATTCAACTGTTTGATTGTCGCCCTGATTTCCTGGCAAAAGCGGCGGAAATTGCTGTAGAACAGGGGGCAGATACCATTGATATTAATATGGGCTGTCCGGTGAATAAAATTACCAAAAAAGGGGGCGGTTCTAAGTTATTACGGGAACCAGAAACCGCTGAGGCAATTGTCCGAGAAACAATCAAAGCGGTTGATGTACCCGTGACGGTAAAAACCCGGATTGGTTGGGATGATAATGAAATTAATATATTAGAATTTGCCCAAAGAATGCAAGATGCGGGAGCGCAAATGATTACTATTCATGGTCGCACCCGATCGCAGGGTTATACGGGTCATGCACGATGGGATTGGATTGCTAAAGTTAAAGAAATTCTTTCGATTCCCGTGATTGCCAATGGGGATATTTTTTCTGTGGAATCAGCGATTCGTTGTTTGCAGGAAACTGGGGCCGATGGGGTGATGTGTTCCCGTGGAACTTTGGGCTATCCGTTTTTAGTGGGTGAGATTGATTATTTTTTGAAAACAGGAAAACAAAAGCCACCAGCCACTACCATAGAAAGGTTAGAATGTGCTAAGGAACATTTACTTTTATTGTGGGAGTATAAGGGCGATCGCGGGGTGCAGCAAGCCCGAAAACACATGACCTGGTATGCCAAAGGCTTTGTAGGGGCGAATGAATTACGAGATCAATTATCTCGCATGGCTAATGTTGCCCAGGGCTGTCAGTTACTTGAAGAGGCGATCGCCCGGTTATAA
- a CDS encoding CHAT domain-containing protein has product MTTQVLAKTPSFLLTPISPNPSALTPNRNDRQVLLAENSDLIRAQTLNQQGLQELTAGNMEAALATWQAAEMAYEKAGDRLGVIGSQINQAQAMQRLGLYLRSRRTLTAVVQALASEPDSLIKAATLRSLGKTLQQIGDIDQSRQMLLESLEITRKLGKPEEISDNLIALGNTARNQADSDAAYAYYQEAAAVAQCPAENQSCPSQINRLKAKINQLSLLIFERKWADAVSLVPEIASELAPIQPSHAGVYARINFADNLIHLNSENTAKNQNNYINHNYLNQAAEQLAKAIQEAKSINDQRAESYALGKLGYLYTQTEQFSAATQVTEQALLIAQSINAADIAYQWQWQLGRLLKNSGQKTGAIAVYTEAVNSLQSLRNDIVAINSDVQFSFRESVEPVYRELVSELLTNEPSQSDLKTALDVMELLQLAELDNFFQDACLDTKPVKIDQIDPSAAVIYPIILSDRLEVILSLPGKPLIHYSSAVSQTEVESILAEFRISLSPVVPRKQRLELSEQVYDWLIRPVETELAASGVKTLVFVPDGAFRNVPMSTLYNGQQYLIEKYAIALTPGLQLLEPRSLGETNLQALTAGLSESRQGFSPLPAVEFELNQIQSQLPTQMLLNQNFTRSSIQAQLDRGNFPVVHLATHGQFSSKAEDTFILTWDGQINVKDLSEFLSSNQSGGKNRSSKQRTPIELLVFSACETAAGDDRAALGLAGMAVRSGARSTIATLWAVKDEATALFMVEFYRILSSKPEITKAEALHQTQLTLLQNRQYQHPFYWAPFVLVGNWL; this is encoded by the coding sequence ATGACAACTCAGGTGTTAGCTAAAACCCCATCGTTTCTGCTAACACCAATATCTCCAAATCCTAGTGCTTTAACGCCAAACCGCAATGATCGCCAGGTTTTATTGGCGGAAAATTCGGATTTAATTCGCGCTCAAACCTTAAACCAGCAAGGATTACAAGAATTAACCGCTGGTAATATGGAGGCAGCTTTAGCTACTTGGCAAGCAGCAGAAATGGCTTATGAAAAAGCGGGCGATCGCCTGGGAGTTATTGGCAGTCAAATTAATCAAGCCCAAGCCATGCAAAGATTAGGTTTGTATCTGCGATCGCGGCGAACTTTAACCGCAGTGGTGCAAGCCTTGGCAAGCGAACCGGACTCTTTAATCAAAGCCGCGACTTTGCGATCGCTGGGTAAAACCTTACAACAAATTGGTGACATTGACCAGTCTCGTCAAATGTTACTAGAAAGCCTAGAAATTACGCGCAAATTAGGCAAACCTGAAGAAATTAGCGACAATTTAATTGCATTAGGAAATACCGCCCGCAATCAAGCAGACTCTGACGCCGCTTATGCTTATTATCAAGAAGCTGCCGCCGTAGCCCAATGCCCTGCGGAAAATCAATCTTGCCCTAGTCAAATTAATAGACTAAAAGCTAAAATAAATCAACTAAGTTTATTGATTTTTGAGCGAAAATGGGCGGATGCGGTTTCTTTGGTGCCGGAAATTGCGTCAGAACTTGCTCCCATTCAACCGAGTCATGCTGGGGTTTATGCTCGAATTAATTTTGCCGATAACTTAATTCATTTAAACTCTGAAAATACCGCTAAAAATCAAAATAATTATATCAATCATAATTATCTAAATCAAGCGGCGGAACAGTTAGCCAAAGCCATTCAAGAAGCAAAAAGTATCAATGACCAACGGGCAGAATCTTATGCCCTGGGAAAATTAGGCTATCTTTATACCCAAACTGAACAATTTTCAGCCGCCACTCAGGTGACAGAACAAGCATTACTAATTGCTCAATCAATTAATGCTGCGGATATTGCCTATCAATGGCAATGGCAATTAGGCAGATTGTTAAAAAATAGCGGCCAAAAAACCGGCGCGATCGCCGTTTATACCGAAGCGGTGAATAGCCTTCAGTCGTTGCGGAATGATATCGTCGCGATCAACTCTGACGTGCAATTTTCTTTCCGAGAAAGTGTGGAACCTGTCTATCGAGAATTAGTCAGTGAATTGCTCACCAATGAACCAAGTCAAAGCGACCTGAAAACCGCCTTAGATGTAATGGAATTACTGCAATTAGCGGAATTGGATAACTTTTTTCAGGATGCCTGTTTAGATACCAAACCCGTAAAAATCGATCAAATCGACCCCAGCGCTGCCGTAATTTATCCAATTATTTTAAGCGATCGCTTAGAGGTGATTCTTTCCTTACCGGGAAAACCTTTAATTCACTACAGTAGTGCGGTTTCTCAAACAGAAGTAGAATCCATCCTGGCAGAATTTAGAATCTCATTAAGTCCGGTGGTGCCGCGAAAACAACGCTTGGAACTCTCGGAACAAGTTTATGATTGGCTAATTCGCCCTGTCGAAACCGAACTCGCTGCCAGTGGGGTGAAAACCTTAGTATTTGTGCCGGATGGAGCATTTCGGAATGTGCCCATGTCCACCTTATACAATGGTCAGCAATATTTAATCGAGAAATATGCGATCGCGCTCACTCCTGGGTTACAACTTCTAGAACCGAGATCCTTGGGAGAAACCAACCTCCAAGCCTTAACCGCTGGCTTAAGCGAATCTCGGCAAGGATTTTCCCCCCTGCCTGCGGTAGAGTTTGAACTCAATCAAATTCAATCCCAACTGCCGACTCAAATGCTGCTCAATCAAAACTTTACCCGCAGCAGCATTCAAGCACAACTGGATCGAGGAAATTTCCCGGTAGTTCACTTAGCCACTCACGGACAGTTTAGTTCCAAAGCCGAAGACACCTTTATTCTCACTTGGGATGGACAAATTAACGTCAAAGATCTCAGTGAATTTCTTTCATCCAACCAAAGTGGTGGCAAAAATCGCTCATCCAAACAGCGCACCCCGATTGAACTATTAGTCTTTAGTGCCTGCGAAACCGCCGCTGGAGATGACCGCGCTGCCTTGGGACTAGCGGGAATGGCCGTGCGTTCCGGCGCTCGCAGCACGATCGCCACACTTTGGGCCGTCAAAGATGAAGCCACCGCTCTATTTATGGTAGAGTTCTACCGCATACTCAGCAGTAAGCCGGAGATTACCAAAGCTGAAGCACTGCATCAGACTCAACTCACCTTACTGCAAAATCGCCAATATCAACATCCTTTTTATTGGGCTCCATTTGTCCTGGTCGGGAATTGGTTGTAG
- a CDS encoding CHASE2 domain-containing protein, with product MWAKLKQRIWEWRGVWIAAPCLTILLLGLRWTGGLQMLEWALLDRYFRLRPPESPDDRIVLVTINESDLRNVGQWPVPDRVLAELLAKIKVQQPRAIGLDIYRDLPVEPGHQELVEIYKSTPNLIGIKKVVGDENAFGVNPPPELAELEQVSANDFVEDADGKIRRAFFYLSDRQGNPTYSLGFTLAWLYLEAAGIPVSLTDESWIKFGDVVFPPFESNDGGYIRADASGYQILLNFRGPSCLRNKNHCPYQFVSMTDVLENKVADDLMRDRIVLIGSTAESLNDFFFTPYSSGMISTPEPTAGVEIHANVASQILETVLSDRPLVKTWPEPLEWVWIFAWSALGSTLTWKWRYSSGTNHISWLSSGSLLLSICTLFGVTYFSFLNGWWIPVVLPLLGLLGSAIAIQGYIARTAGQIRKTFGRYLNDAVIANLLESPQGFKLGGENRTVTLLLSDLRGFTALAKPLPPEKVVNLLNIYLERMCQIIEQYNGTIDKFMGDAILVIFGAPTSREDDPERAVACAIAMQIAMKEINQKLSQLNLPVIEMGIGIHTGEVIVGNIGSQKHAEYTAIGSEVNLVSRIESYTIGGQILISDSTMQSIKNPLRIDDKKIVNPKGFNQEITIYEVGGIGGRYMQFMPKMEAELFPVRPEIALTYSLIDGKHINSTQYRATLVKLSKEIAEIKAERLIEPLSNLKINLDIELTNDEEPGDIYAKVLKKCSTYDYFFLIRFTSMPSEIAVQLAKYCK from the coding sequence ATGTGGGCCAAGCTAAAACAGCGAATTTGGGAATGGCGTGGGGTTTGGATCGCAGCCCCGTGCCTGACAATTTTATTATTGGGATTGCGTTGGACTGGTGGACTGCAAATGCTCGAATGGGCATTACTTGATCGATATTTTCGCTTACGTCCACCGGAAAGTCCAGACGATCGCATTGTATTGGTCACGATTAATGAATCGGATTTACGCAATGTGGGACAATGGCCTGTCCCCGATCGCGTGCTGGCTGAATTATTGGCCAAAATTAAAGTCCAGCAACCTCGTGCCATTGGTTTGGATATTTATCGAGATTTACCCGTAGAACCTGGCCATCAAGAATTAGTGGAAATCTACAAATCTACACCGAATTTAATTGGGATTAAGAAAGTTGTCGGAGACGAAAACGCTTTTGGGGTGAATCCCCCGCCGGAATTAGCGGAATTAGAGCAAGTGAGTGCCAATGATTTTGTGGAAGATGCCGATGGAAAAATCCGACGCGCCTTTTTTTATCTGAGCGATCGCCAAGGCAATCCTACTTATAGTTTAGGATTTACTCTAGCTTGGTTATATTTGGAAGCGGCGGGAATTCCGGTCAGCTTAACCGATGAAAGCTGGATTAAATTTGGTGATGTGGTTTTTCCTCCTTTTGAAAGCAATGATGGGGGTTATATTCGAGCAGATGCATCCGGTTATCAAATCTTATTAAACTTTCGCGGACCTTCTTGTTTACGAAACAAAAATCACTGCCCGTATCAATTCGTGTCGATGACTGATGTGCTAGAAAATAAAGTTGCCGATGACCTGATGCGCGATCGCATTGTGTTAATTGGTTCCACCGCCGAAAGCCTGAATGATTTCTTTTTTACTCCTTATAGTAGTGGCATGATTAGCACTCCTGAACCGACTGCCGGAGTAGAAATTCATGCCAATGTTGCCAGCCAAATTTTGGAGACGGTACTGAGCGATCGCCCCTTAGTCAAAACTTGGCCAGAACCCCTGGAATGGGTTTGGATTTTTGCTTGGTCAGCTTTAGGTTCAACCCTAACTTGGAAATGGCGATATTCTAGCGGCACCAATCACATATCTTGGCTGAGTTCAGGCAGTTTATTGCTGAGTATTTGTACTTTGTTTGGAGTTACTTATTTTAGCTTTTTAAACGGCTGGTGGATTCCCGTTGTTCTGCCCTTATTGGGTTTATTAGGATCGGCGATCGCCATTCAAGGATATATTGCCCGAACCGCCGGACAAATTAGAAAAACCTTTGGGCGTTATTTAAATGATGCCGTAATTGCCAACTTACTAGAAAGTCCTCAAGGATTCAAATTAGGCGGCGAAAACCGGACTGTCACCTTACTGTTATCTGACTTGCGGGGATTTACCGCTTTAGCTAAACCTTTGCCTCCGGAAAAAGTCGTCAATTTATTGAATATTTATTTAGAGCGAATGTGCCAAATCATTGAACAATATAATGGCACGATTGATAAATTTATGGGCGATGCAATTTTAGTCATTTTTGGCGCCCCAACTAGCCGTGAAGACGACCCCGAACGAGCCGTTGCTTGTGCGATCGCCATGCAAATTGCCATGAAAGAAATCAATCAAAAACTGAGCCAATTAAATTTACCTGTGATTGAAATGGGAATTGGCATTCATACCGGGGAAGTGATCGTCGGCAATATTGGCTCTCAGAAACACGCCGAATATACCGCGATCGGCAGTGAAGTCAACCTCGTCTCTCGGATCGAGTCCTACACAATTGGCGGACAAATACTAATCTCAGACTCTACTATGCAAAGCATCAAAAATCCCCTCAGAATTGATGACAAAAAAATCGTCAATCCTAAAGGATTTAATCAAGAAATTACGATTTATGAAGTCGGCGGCATTGGCGGTCGATATATGCAGTTCATGCCCAAAATGGAAGCCGAACTATTTCCGGTTAGACCCGAAATTGCTTTAACTTATAGCTTGATCGATGGCAAACATATCAATTCCACTCAATATCGAGCAACTTTAGTCAAATTATCCAAAGAAATAGCGGAAATAAAAGCGGAAAGGTTGATTGAACCATTAAGCAATCTAAAAATTAACTTGGACATAGAACTGACTAACGACGAAGAACCTGGTGATATTTATGCCAAAGTTTTAAAGAAATGTTCCACATACGATTATTTTTTCTTAATTCGCTTTACCTCCATGCCATCGGAAATTGCCGTCCAGCTTGCTAAATATTGTAAATAA
- a CDS encoding GDP-L-fucose synthase yields the protein MPSLDLSEKRILVTGGAGFLGRQVIDQLLKAGANADKITVPRSRDYDLRTMAACQQVVQNQDIIIHLAAHVGGIGLNREKPGELFYDNLMMGVQLIHSAYQAGIEKFVCVGTICAYPKFTPVPFKEEDLWNGYPEKTNAPYGIAKKALLVQLQSYRQQYGFNGIFLLPVNLYGPEDNFNPNSSHVIPALVRKVHEAQVKGEKQLYVWGDGSPSREFLYSTDAARGIVLATQHYNETDPVNLGTGYEIKIRDLIELICELMEFQGELVWETDKPNGQPRRCLDTEKAKQAFGFTAEVDFKQGLKNTIDWYRQHTDL from the coding sequence ATGCCAAGTTTAGATTTGTCAGAAAAACGCATTTTGGTGACAGGTGGGGCGGGTTTTTTAGGTCGCCAAGTGATCGATCAATTGCTCAAAGCGGGGGCAAATGCCGATAAAATTACGGTGCCGCGATCGCGTGATTATGACCTGCGGACAATGGCAGCTTGCCAGCAAGTTGTCCAAAACCAAGATATTATTATTCACCTCGCAGCCCACGTCGGTGGTATTGGTTTAAATCGGGAAAAACCGGGGGAATTATTCTACGATAACTTAATGATGGGCGTACAACTAATTCACTCTGCCTATCAAGCAGGAATCGAAAAATTTGTCTGTGTTGGGACTATCTGTGCCTATCCAAAATTTACCCCAGTTCCCTTCAAAGAAGAAGACCTCTGGAATGGCTATCCCGAAAAAACCAATGCCCCTTATGGAATAGCCAAAAAAGCCTTATTAGTGCAACTCCAATCCTACCGACAACAATACGGGTTTAATGGGATTTTCTTGCTGCCGGTCAATTTATATGGCCCAGAAGATAACTTTAACCCCAACAGTTCTCATGTGATTCCAGCCCTAGTTAGAAAAGTCCATGAAGCCCAAGTTAAAGGCGAGAAACAACTCTATGTTTGGGGGGATGGTAGCCCTAGTCGTGAGTTTCTTTATTCCACTGATGCAGCGCGAGGCATTGTCTTAGCCACCCAACATTATAATGAAACCGATCCGGTTAATTTAGGCACCGGATATGAAATTAAAATTCGGGATTTAATTGAATTAATCTGCGAATTAATGGAATTTCAAGGGGAACTTGTGTGGGAAACGGACAAACCCAATGGTCAACCCCGCCGTTGCTTAGATACAGAAAAAGCCAAACAAGCCTTTGGGTTTACCGCTGAAGTGGACTTTAAACAAGGTCTAAAAAATACGATAGATTGGTATCGACAACACACGGATTTGTGA